In Persicimonas caeni, a single window of DNA contains:
- the murD gene encoding UDP-N-acetylmuramoyl-L-alanine--D-glutamate ligase produces MKNWLDYDNFAVFGMGRSGVAAANLLAKRGKKVIASDTRTLDEMGDVAGQLDDGVELVGGGNIVGDAEVVVVSPGLKPNLAVFEELRGRDVPAISEIELAYAATDARILAITGTDGKSTTTVLVGHILEHAGVECVVGGNLGTPLCALVDEVSSDGVIVAEVSAFQLWTTHQFAPHAFGLTNIAFDHLDYFDNYDEYVGAKRQVMQNAGAASWGVFNAEDEHIRSWQHGYEGRAVVYGLSEEVVEAADENSDEEADDTLWLADGSLWARLDGGEATQWLPSVAGLPIAGAHNMLNLMCAAGLALSVGVSLDEVADAATSFKALPHRMEYVGAVDGVQFYDDSKATNVHAALAGLRSLEGDLVAIVGGVDKGLQLIELIDFLREREAPVVIIGEIRERLGSELLAAGYPERDIYTADSMQEAVEKAYKLAKPDGTVSLSPACSSFDMFDSYAHRGDVFQQIVRGLS; encoded by the coding sequence ATGAAAAATTGGCTCGACTACGACAACTTCGCCGTCTTCGGCATGGGCCGAAGTGGGGTCGCGGCGGCGAACCTGCTCGCCAAAAGGGGCAAGAAGGTCATTGCCAGCGATACGCGCACGCTCGACGAAATGGGCGACGTGGCCGGGCAGCTCGACGACGGCGTCGAGCTCGTCGGCGGCGGCAATATCGTGGGCGACGCCGAGGTCGTGGTCGTCTCGCCGGGGCTCAAGCCGAACCTGGCGGTCTTCGAGGAGCTTCGCGGGCGCGACGTGCCCGCTATCTCCGAGATCGAGCTGGCCTACGCGGCCACCGACGCGCGCATCCTGGCCATCACGGGCACCGACGGAAAGAGCACCACCACCGTGCTCGTGGGCCATATTCTCGAGCACGCCGGCGTCGAGTGTGTTGTCGGCGGCAACCTGGGCACGCCGCTGTGCGCGCTCGTCGACGAGGTGTCGAGCGACGGGGTCATCGTCGCCGAGGTCAGCGCGTTCCAACTGTGGACGACCCACCAATTCGCCCCCCACGCCTTCGGCCTGACCAATATCGCCTTCGACCACCTCGACTACTTCGACAACTACGACGAGTACGTCGGCGCCAAACGCCAGGTCATGCAGAACGCGGGCGCGGCGAGTTGGGGCGTGTTCAACGCCGAGGACGAGCATATCCGAAGCTGGCAGCACGGCTACGAGGGGAGGGCGGTCGTCTACGGGCTCTCCGAGGAGGTCGTCGAGGCGGCCGACGAGAACTCGGACGAAGAGGCCGACGACACCCTCTGGCTCGCCGACGGCAGCCTGTGGGCGCGCCTCGACGGCGGCGAGGCCACCCAGTGGCTGCCGAGCGTCGCCGGGCTCCCCATCGCGGGCGCCCACAATATGCTCAACCTGATGTGCGCCGCGGGGCTGGCCCTGTCGGTGGGCGTGTCGCTCGACGAAGTCGCCGACGCGGCCACGAGCTTCAAAGCCCTGCCGCACCGCATGGAGTACGTCGGCGCGGTCGACGGCGTACAGTTCTACGACGACTCGAAGGCCACCAACGTCCACGCCGCGCTCGCCGGGCTGCGCAGCCTCGAGGGCGACCTGGTCGCCATCGTCGGCGGGGTCGACAAAGGCCTCCAGCTTATCGAGCTCATCGACTTCCTGCGCGAACGCGAGGCCCCGGTCGTCATCATCGGCGAGATCCGCGAGCGCCTCGGCAGCGAGCTGCTCGCCGCCGGCTACCCCGAGCGCGACATCTACACCGCCGACTCGATGCAGGAGGCGGTCGAAAAGGCCTACAAGCTCGCCAAACCCGACGGCACCGTCAGTCTGAGCCCGGCGTGCTCGAGCTTCGACATGTTCGACAGTTACGCCCACCGCGGGGACGTGTTCCAACAGATTGTACGGGGATTGTCCTAA
- the murC gene encoding UDP-N-acetylmuramate--L-alanine ligase: MVEFAEDTQIHMLGIGGIGVSGVARVLHQRGFAVRGSDVRQSSITDALQAEGIEVTIGHDASNIDGADVLVVSTAIPDHNVELVAAKERGLQVVHRSEVLEYLIDGYKTVGVTGTHGKGTVSSMIAWILECAGLEPGFIIGGMLNNFETNARDAGDSKIMVVEVDESDGSHLNIKPDYVVCNFLELDHLNYYDGLDDIIANMVDFMESNERLKEAFVNLDCDGNRRFCEIVGLRPTGYAVEHRAEFHGKLLGPGQLPIEFEAFHRNESLGPLELNLPGRYNVVNAMGAIAVARRLGVGVEPIREALKTYSGMENRFTIASGGGVTIVKDYNSHPTCMRKVLESAQELVDGRIISVFKPYRYTLIKYLQEQYGKAFEGSDEVIITKMYAAEEDPIPGIDTMTVVERIRENGLKCTYIENQSTINDYLYEVVEPGDKVIFFGGDDFFRMADEFLAEVTRRAQSKGPGPDQPKVSGPFAEASDNE; this comes from the coding sequence ATGGTAGAGTTCGCAGAAGATACACAGATTCACATGCTGGGCATCGGGGGCATCGGCGTCTCCGGAGTCGCCCGGGTACTGCACCAGCGCGGCTTCGCCGTGCGCGGCTCGGACGTGCGCCAGAGCTCGATCACCGACGCTCTCCAAGCCGAAGGCATCGAGGTCACCATCGGCCACGACGCCTCCAATATCGACGGCGCCGACGTGCTCGTCGTCTCGACGGCCATCCCCGACCACAACGTCGAGCTGGTCGCCGCCAAAGAGCGCGGCCTGCAGGTCGTCCACCGCTCCGAGGTGCTCGAATACCTCATCGACGGCTACAAGACCGTCGGGGTCACCGGCACCCACGGCAAGGGCACCGTGTCGAGCATGATCGCCTGGATCCTCGAGTGCGCCGGCCTCGAGCCGGGCTTTATCATCGGCGGGATGCTCAACAACTTCGAGACCAACGCGCGCGACGCCGGCGACAGCAAGATCATGGTCGTCGAGGTCGACGAGAGCGACGGGTCGCACCTGAACATCAAGCCCGACTACGTGGTGTGCAATTTCCTCGAGCTCGACCACCTCAACTACTACGACGGCCTCGACGACATCATCGCCAACATGGTCGACTTCATGGAGTCGAACGAGCGGCTCAAAGAGGCGTTCGTCAACCTCGACTGCGACGGCAACCGCCGCTTCTGCGAGATCGTGGGCCTTCGCCCGACCGGCTACGCCGTCGAGCACCGCGCCGAGTTCCACGGAAAGCTCCTCGGCCCCGGCCAGCTGCCCATCGAGTTCGAGGCGTTCCACCGCAACGAGTCCCTCGGCCCCCTCGAGCTCAACCTCCCGGGCCGCTACAACGTGGTCAACGCCATGGGCGCCATCGCCGTCGCCCGCCGACTCGGCGTGGGCGTCGAGCCCATCCGCGAGGCGCTCAAGACCTATTCGGGCATGGAGAACCGCTTCACCATCGCCTCGGGCGGCGGGGTGACCATCGTCAAGGACTACAACAGCCACCCGACGTGCATGCGCAAGGTGCTCGAGTCCGCCCAGGAGCTCGTCGACGGGCGCATCATCAGCGTGTTCAAGCCGTATCGCTACACCCTCATCAAGTACCTGCAAGAGCAGTACGGCAAGGCCTTCGAGGGCAGCGACGAGGTGATCATCACCAAGATGTACGCCGCCGAAGAGGACCCGATCCCGGGCATCGACACGATGACCGTGGTCGAGCGCATCCGCGAGAACGGGCTGAAGTGCACCTACATCGAGAATCAGAGCACCATCAACGACTACCTGTACGAGGTCGTCGAGCCGGGCGACAAGGTCATCTTCTTTGGCGGCGACGACTTCTTCCGCATGGCCGACGAGTTTTTGGCCGAGGTGACGCGCCGGGCGCAGTCGAAGGGGCCGGGGCCGGACCAGCCGAAGGTGAGTGGGCCGTTTGCGGAGGCGTCGGATAATGAGTGA
- a CDS encoding TIGR04563 family protein, whose product MMASDKRKQSLYFPEEYLDEIRAESIRQDRSMSWIVQKAWEIARDKVKQFPSANDFLPGDDDEEEA is encoded by the coding sequence ATCATGGCAAGCGACAAACGCAAGCAGAGCCTCTACTTCCCTGAAGAGTATCTCGACGAAATTCGCGCCGAGTCGATAAGACAAGATCGCTCGATGTCCTGGATTGTGCAGAAGGCCTGGGAGATCGCGCGCGACAAGGTCAAGCAGTTCCCGTCGGCCAACGACTTCCTGCCGGGTGACGACGACGAAGAGGAAGCATAA
- a CDS encoding carbohydrate-binding family 9-like protein yields MKQNVQRIALAGLAMILSGGIVGCQEVDQPKTTLTQKQWQEVKGHLLDEQPEPDYPIGAKFGDKIELIGFDVSKPLEAGKKATFTWYWKALDDIEDNWMVFVHFDSSKRAYRQNLDHHPLDGLYQTGRWKKGQIIEDVQHVTLDKNYPAGQAVPYIGFFKQNQRLPIANDVKKTDDRRVIGPPLTVKNAADKGGAKSGKAKLPTYMVPTHDDKALEGFKVDGKLDEKVWADSKAIGLQSFGAAPNLNTKVHVFRTDDALYVGAVLPDENVWSELKDRDSNTWTEEVFEVYIDKDRDGKDYMELQINPLGTIFDAHFAQRLGRGKGSRNEQIDRAKAWNMQGLETAVHVDGTVNDKSDKDKSWSVEIKLPLEGIPGVDREPKDGENWAVNFYRYDRPAKGDKRTYAYAWSKPNGGSFHQVERFGTLHFGEKTAVTKRAEVAKQEAKQEAKQEAQAGDKPSLRRIRKPNIEQMRKLKINQLRPKLPNRAITPKKGGNEAGE; encoded by the coding sequence ATGAAACAAAACGTGCAACGGATCGCCCTCGCCGGGCTGGCCATGATTCTGAGCGGTGGCATCGTAGGCTGCCAGGAAGTCGACCAGCCGAAGACGACGCTGACCCAGAAGCAGTGGCAGGAGGTCAAAGGCCACCTGCTCGACGAGCAGCCCGAGCCCGATTACCCCATCGGCGCCAAGTTCGGCGACAAGATCGAGCTGATCGGTTTCGACGTGAGCAAGCCGCTCGAGGCGGGCAAAAAGGCGACCTTCACCTGGTACTGGAAGGCGCTCGATGACATCGAGGACAACTGGATGGTCTTCGTGCACTTTGACTCCTCGAAGCGCGCGTACCGCCAGAATCTCGACCACCACCCGCTCGACGGGCTGTACCAGACGGGCCGCTGGAAAAAGGGCCAGATCATCGAGGACGTCCAGCACGTGACCCTCGACAAGAACTACCCGGCGGGTCAGGCCGTCCCCTACATCGGCTTCTTCAAGCAGAACCAGCGCCTGCCGATCGCCAACGACGTCAAGAAGACCGACGACCGTCGCGTCATCGGCCCGCCCCTGACCGTCAAGAACGCCGCGGACAAAGGCGGCGCCAAGTCGGGCAAGGCGAAGCTGCCGACCTACATGGTCCCCACCCACGACGACAAGGCCCTCGAGGGCTTCAAGGTCGACGGCAAGCTCGACGAGAAGGTCTGGGCCGACTCGAAGGCCATCGGCCTGCAGTCGTTCGGCGCGGCGCCGAACCTGAACACCAAGGTGCACGTCTTCCGCACCGACGACGCGCTGTACGTCGGCGCGGTGCTCCCCGACGAGAACGTGTGGAGCGAGCTGAAAGACCGCGACTCGAACACGTGGACCGAAGAGGTCTTCGAGGTCTACATCGACAAAGACCGCGACGGCAAAGACTACATGGAGCTGCAGATCAACCCGCTGGGTACGATCTTCGACGCCCACTTCGCCCAGCGCCTCGGCCGCGGCAAAGGCAGCCGCAACGAGCAGATCGACCGCGCCAAGGCGTGGAATATGCAGGGCCTCGAGACCGCCGTGCACGTCGACGGCACCGTCAACGACAAGTCTGACAAGGACAAGTCGTGGAGCGTCGAGATCAAGCTTCCCCTCGAGGGCATCCCCGGCGTCGACCGCGAGCCCAAAGACGGCGAGAACTGGGCGGTCAACTTCTACCGCTACGACCGCCCGGCCAAAGGCGACAAGCGCACCTACGCCTACGCGTGGTCGAAGCCCAACGGCGGCAGCTTCCACCAGGTCGAGCGCTTCGGCACGCTGCACTTTGGCGAGAAAACCGCGGTCACCAAGCGGGCCGAGGTCGCCAAGCAAGAGGCCAAGCAGGAAGCCAAGCAGGAAGCCCAGGCCGGCGACAAGCCGAGCCTGCGGCGCATCCGGAAGCCCAATATCGAGCAGATGCGCAAGCTCAAGATCAACCAACTCCGGCCCAAGTTGCCCAATCGCGCCATCACGCCCAAGAAGGGCGGCAACGAGGCCGGCGAATAA
- a CDS encoding MazG nucleotide pyrophosphohydrolase domain-containing protein — protein sequence MPKSSILDDILPDYTALEQGQRLGEVAAEVGFDWPDAAQALEKVHEEVAELEELLAGEAADEVELMGELGDILFAVVNVARKLGIDAEEAMQRTNGKFRRRFAYIEAEVDRQGRRLEDLELDEMEALWQQAKAE from the coding sequence ATGCCTAAGTCATCGATACTAGACGATATTCTTCCAGATTACACGGCCCTCGAACAAGGGCAACGGCTCGGAGAGGTGGCCGCCGAGGTCGGCTTCGATTGGCCCGACGCCGCCCAGGCGCTCGAAAAGGTGCATGAAGAGGTCGCCGAGCTCGAGGAGTTGCTCGCCGGGGAGGCCGCGGACGAGGTCGAGCTCATGGGTGAGCTCGGAGATATCCTCTTTGCGGTGGTCAACGTGGCCCGCAAGCTCGGCATCGACGCCGAGGAGGCGATGCAGCGCACCAACGGCAAGTTTCGACGGCGCTTCGCTTATATCGAGGCCGAGGTCGACCGGCAGGGCCGTCGCCTCGAAGACCTCGAGCTCGACGAGATGGAAGCGCTCTGGCAACAGGCCAAAGCAGAGTAA